AATACAGTCCTATTTAACACTACTACAGTATTTTCCTAGAAAATTGCAATTTGGCATTTTATGGTCAACATGTTTGGCGGCTgcttctttattatttttatttgtatagaAATGAAATCTGGAAAGTCTAGCCATTTCAGATCCTTCAATTGCTTACAGATCCAACTTTTAACCTGTATCACATAGTTCTCTTCACCTGCTTCATGACGTTTTTATATGTGGTTGCCTTGTTATAGGTCCGACGGAACAGAAGTGGTAGTGGATAACAAGTTTCTCAAGGTTAATCATCCACTTTTGGTAAGTGATTATTGTGAAACAGGATATACATTCTTTATTGACAACATTGCAATGGCGCCAGTAGCTAACAATTATTGGCtaatctctctcctcttttccAGTTGATCGATTTTTATGAGCAACATCTCCGGTACAATTCTACATTGTAATTCAAGGTGTAAACGGAGAATAGCTAAATCTGCATCTCTTTGTTGTCAGCTGTACACAGTGTTGGAAATATTGTAGTTGCAGAGAGAGTGCAGGTTAACAAACGTAGTTTGGTGAACTTAGTCATATACCAGTAGCTGATCAGCGTGTTTCTCCTATTTCTCACTCATCTATTGACCACAAAAGTATTATTAGGTAATATGGAGATCACTAAAAGGCCATCTCTTTTTTATCTACATATTTGTTGTATCTGGATCTTTAACATGGAAATGAACACATCTCGTCAGtaactcctctctctctctctctctctctctctctctctctctctctctctctctctctctctctctctctccacacaCAGAATATTTGAAAAGGTTGTCTCCTTTTGGCTGTTATATTATGTGAGCAGaatgaaatatttttctatttccaGATTTCGTTCGTGTGAATCTTGAATTTCTCCTTAGTGTTGTCATCAAAGCGCCCTTTCTTGAAGGCATCGTAAAACATGACCTATTGTCAGTATTATTTAACTCAACTAAACTTAGACCAagtaaagagaaaataaataggTAAGAAGCTGTTTCCTATACTATACTAATCCATGTAAATTAAATAGTATATGTTCATGAAAAAGCCTGTGGTTGGCTGCCAAGGCTCAGCTATATCCTATACGTCaaataacaacaataaaaaaagaacacaGATTCCTGTAGAGACGTTGGCTTCGCTCAACAAACCATCAGATATGCAACAAAAAAGAGtgattttgttttagaagtgATCTCCTTCTGCTACTAACAAACAAGCACTCCTCTCCAATATCTCCTCCTTTGCTTGCTTTGAGCCtcttaaaacaagaaaatagagAGCAACTGAGCTTGAAGACTGCAATGGGGAGCAGAGGGCCTTCACCCCTTGTTCCTTCTCTAATGGTAGGAGCATTGGGCTTGATCATCTGCAAACCTACCTTAGTATCCCTCTTGGAAATCTCAGTGTCTTTGTTCCAATTAGGGGCAGATACAGAGGGGAGAGCtacctttgcttttgtgatgcttcttcttcttttagttTTGCTCGCTTTACAAgttgtttcttatttttttcccgCATTTGGGATGTCTTCTCCGGTTACAGTTCATCAAACAAGTAGCTCTGACCAGGGTGGTGACGGGTTCGGGTTCGGTGTGGGGTCGTTTCTTCTACTTGTTCTCTTCCTTGTTCTGTATCATCTGGTGTGAGCTCGTTTATTACATAAACAGCAACAGCTGGCTTGTATGGCATGTTTTTGTTAGCACATGCATACATGttatactctctctctctcaccccttttcttttcctctagaacctttttttttgttggcttAAATGCTAAAATGGTGCCTATGTTTTAGCCCGTTAGTCAATTTAGTCcatatgttttcaatttggctAATTTAGTCCCTGTGTTTCGGACCGTTAGCTAATGTAATCCAATCCGTTAAACTtatgttaaaatattaataaaaaatataaatatttgaatttaatctataaaataaataatcatgaaataaaaataagatttaaAAGCTAAAAGCAATTAAAAACCAAAGGACAACACCATTTCAGCAACACCCTTTCTCCCCAGCAACAACTCACCCACACGCAAAAACCTCAACTCCCCAAGCCACAGCCACCCACCCCACCcctccccttctctctctctctctctctctctctctcaagaacAATCCCTAACTCCTGACCATCTTCCAGTAGAATCTTCACCATGCAGTCATCGCCCCACTCCCCCCAACCACATTGCTGAGCAGCCCCGCGCccgtccttttttttttaaaatcttttttctAATGCTATGTTTTAGTTCTAATGAAGTTTTAatatgtttttaaattaattcaatttttataaattaatttcaaatttttataaattaatttcaacaaaatttatagGTTTTTAAAGgaagaataagaaaataagattTATCATGTTTATTTAACGGCAATTTTAACATAATGGGCCACATTGGCTAACAGTGCTAAATAcaaggactaaattggccaaattaaaaacatattgactaaattggccaacaaaataaaacacaaggactattttagaatttaagcctttttttttttttttgcatcaaCAATTTTTCTAAACACACCCCTAAGTTTTATAATGTCCATTTTACACTTgttcaacaattttttttttcttgctctAGATATGTGAATGGATCgaattttgatttgaattcGATGTAAATAATAGAATAATAGAATATAGATTGAGATTTTTAATCTGACTGTGATTCGAATTAGATAATTCTTTAACATAACAAATCAAATATGGATTAAAACTTATCCAATCCGACTAAATACAATATAGAActtactttttattattattatatagttttataaatattacTTGTGTGTAATGTAAGAgtaatttgagtttttttatgcATTGAAAGTACACTTTAATTATTTACTTATGACAAAGGAttcactagtgtagtggtttggagtatttactccctcatgCAAGGTCTTGAGTTCGAATCCTAGCATCCATGTTATGTGTGtcagtttaatatgctatcgcccatttcaataggaaaggtcttCACaaattatttacttatttaagttaataatgaaaatttaatcatttttttgTCTTAAAATAAATTCGACAATAATCTAATCCAATACTTATCAGATATGCATTGATAgagtaaagaaaaaaacttggcAATAAAAAGGCTTTTCGAGCCAATTGTGGGACGAAAGTGTAAATTGATGTATAATTTAGGGAACATTACGATAATTTagcaaaaaaagtaaataaagcaagaaatgttttataataataaaaaaattccttcactcctttttattcatttaaattgttattttatttattttttaaagttatgTGAACTAGTTTACTCctaaatttaatgaaaaattTGACAGAAATGACCACTACCATGCAACGTGAAACTTAATTTGAGGATGAAAGTAGCTATTATTGGAATTTAATGACGAAAATACAATTCGAGATATAATTTAAGGACCATTACTATAGTTTAGTCTATTAACTTTCCCATACTTGGTATGTGTCCCCGAAGATGAAATTCTCCTGTAAGTGGTGGTCCTTGCTGGTAGTGAAATGGCAACAAAGGAATATttggctttttaaaaaaattgagttaAAATGATCCACAAACGTAttcggaattttttttaaaaaaagaacatatgTTGAATTTGAGGTCACCACGTCACCATGTTAGGAGGAATTCTCCCCTAATGAAGAGCCAAGCTTTGTGGTATGAAGATTGAAGGTATAACTTGGCTTGATGGATACTACTTTTACTTCGTGAATTCTTAATTAGGACAACATTTTAAGTTGAAGCATGTAAGAAATTGTCCTTGAAAAGTATATTTCGCACTTTAGAAACTATATGGTTATTGTATTCCTACAaacaactttttatttatttatttatataagtgAGGAGTGAGAAGCTCTTAAAGAGGACATGGCTTCACATTGATTTTAAGCATTGaagtgtttttatttctttttgtcaaaatttgttatacaagcgatattaaaGGAGGTGAGTTTTAACCTGAGATCCCAGATCCGTAAGTCAAGACTATTTTCACTGGATGGATCAatgtttttgtcaaaatttcgAGCATTGAAGCATGGGCGGAGCCACACTAAGGGCTACAGTGGGCTGTAGCCCAGTGtgattttttaagaaaaaaaataaaaaacctatATATTTAACTTATCTTCAATATTAGCCCAGTCAGTGGAGCTCTTtgtcattttacttttatttatttttatattactccatttacttaagtttacatagtaaataaggaagtaccccccatttggattcaaataaaaatactagaaaatcaaattcccaccaaatcaaaatatgaaaaatcggttttagtgcaaaatacgatttaggctaaaaatgatggctcattaagttaATATacacttcatactaaaatcccataaaatcaagttttcttatttgatgtgtgaggaataaaagccgccaaaaattatcttgaaaaaatgattattctgaaaacccatttttcatacttagtcaatatttttacataaaacaacttttcatgtatgatatgaatgcatgaaggaaCCTAAGGTCAATCTAGGTAAAAAAGCCTTTGATATTCAATCTACTATGATGTTAAACCCTATTTGATTTATGTTAAAacttattgaaaattagtcTATGGAGCTATGAACTAGCTTGATTTATACGATTTaatgtttacttttatttctagaaagactatatcattaaattttaagttaATAACTTTAGCTAGCCCACCcgttaaaaaattcatagttCCGCCCTTGCATTGAAGTTAGAGAGAACGTTTAATATTTTCATCTCAACATTGATCAAGGCCAATTTATTATGAAGTAAAGCACATAAAGGTCGGGAAAGATTTAATTGCGTAACTGGCCTATATAAACGTTAGTTGCCGTTAGATGAGTTTACTTTTTGAGATTTTTGTAACAATTACATTAAATCACACATGCAACGACAATTAATGGAGTTCAATTTTCCTATTACCATTGTCCTTTCACTTAACTCTAAGTTAACAGTGttaagtttaattaaattaacgGAGTTTGATTTCTAACACCCAGTAACGTTGTTTGCTGGAATACTCCATTGATCCATTCTCCAAATCCTTTCTTCCTTCCTAAGTCCTGCGGAGGATTTATATCAATCAAAATTACTGCAATATGAATTCATTATATGTACTCTAATGTGTtaacttttaattaaattaaaattaataattgatgAAAGAAAACCCAGCAAGGTTTCTCAACTGCAAGCTCTGTTTCGCGTTCTCATAAATTTTGTGGAAATGTTCATGAAGAAGCCAGACAAGGCAGAGGCTCTGAAGCAGATGCGAAGCCATGTTTGGGGCTTGGATAAGAAATAACTTctgctaaaaaaataataataataattataaaataaaaaaacccaaacccaCACCCAATCCGTCAACAACTCCCACCCACCGTTAAGTTAGAGTTAAGTGGAAGGACCGATGTTAAAACGGTAGATGGGTAACACTAACGGGTGGGCACAGGAGAAATGGtaacagaaaaattaaatatactGTCAGAAATGGGTTCGAAACAACCAAAGAATTTGTAAAAGAAAGCAACGGacacaaaaatatatagaagCATCAAAGTTTTCTCACATTTTGGAGATAGAGTTGAGAACTGGTTCTGGTTTCACAAAGTTAGAATATagttgctgttgttgttgttgttgttgttgagcaTGGCAGAAGAAGGCAAACAAGAGCAGAAGATCATCCTCAAAAGCCCTGCTCTTCTAAAGGttcgttttcttttcctctctgTGTACCAATCTGGTTAACACAGATCATAGACcgttgaatttatatttttaaaacttttttataataaatcagAAACTTGTTTTCAGCTGGTTCATGATTTTATATTATCTTTCTACtatgttttagttttgtttttagcaTGTTAGTTTGTTGTCCGTTTAGGATTTGTATGTTAGACGTCATGTTGATGTCTGTGATGTGTAAAAGCAAATTACTAAATTAACCTAAATTTTTAGATTTACTTTCCCCTCCATGATAGCCATTGGCCTTTCTTGTGTTATTGCAGTACATCCTCGACACAAGCTGCTACCCAAGGGAACATGAGCAGTTGAAACAACTAAGGGAAGCCACTGTCGAGAAATACAAGTACTGGTATGTTGAATAAGCGATCGAGCACTAGTCAATTAGTAACTCCATATGGCGCTAAGCACTCGTTTTCGCCCACTTCACAATTTATCTAATGATTCAAAttgtttactttttaaatcatcaatgaaAAACCATTATTGCaaaaattcattcaaattAAAACGTGTTTAGTTATCTAACTCTAATCAAATACATAGAGGAACACAATATTTTCGATAAATATTGACAATAATAGTTAAGTGGCTAAACGTACGGTTTCGGATTTGGATGAAATTTTGTACAGACAATCCTTGAatgatgataaaaaaaaatttgaacggTTCTGATTATTAGATTACATCATAAAGTAGGCCCAAACAAGCAGTTAGTACCATATTAACTTACTAATTGATTATAGCTGAGCACTACTCCTTTGTGTATTCCTTTTTGTGTGTTcctttttgtgtgtgtataagCAAAAAATTAAACCAAGGTCTTACAAAAATGAGCCCTATACCAACTTCAGGAGCATTATGAATGTGCCTGTTGATGAAGGGCTGCTGATCTCCATGCTTCTGAAGATCATGAATGCAAAGAAGACATTAGAGCTCGGAGTATTTACTGGCTATTCTCTTCTTACTACTGCTCTTGCACTGCCTCATGATGGAAAAgtattcttattcttctttctttctttttgttgtcaattttcattgagcttataaataaataaatagaaattttcagcTTGGTTTGATATATACTTCATTAACATTAGTAATTAGTTATGGAATTTCAACATGAATTTTTCAGATTATAGCAATCGATCCAGATAACGAAGCCTACGAGTTTGGATTGCCGTTCATTCGGAAGGCTGGGGTGGAccacaaaattaatttctttcacACGGATGCCCTCTCAGTCCTAAATGATCTCATTACTAATGTAAGTTTGTACATTACACACGTACgtatttttgtttaacaaaCAACGTACAAGTAGTTTGAAAATTAATCTCTTATCGAACTATCGTATGTTGCCAAACGATCAATTTAAGCTAGTGATAAGTTGACTCTTTACTTGAACATGTAGTCCAAATTTTCAGTCTAGCAACATAAGTCTACGAGAGAACATTATCCGGAATTCTTGGTTCATATGGATAGAAttgtattttgatttggaGTTTTAAACAAGCAAGCAGGGGAAGGAAGAAGGGAGCTTCGATTATGCATTTGTGGATGCTAACAAGGACAACTACATAGAATATCATGAGCTGATGCTGAAGCTTGTTAAAGTTGGCGGAATAATAGCATACGACAACACATTGTTGTTTGGCTCAGTGACAGAGCCCGAGGAGACGGTGGAGGAAACGTTAAGGCTACCCAGAAAACACACGAGGGATTTGAACAGCTTTCTAGCCACTGACTCCCGTATCGAACTGGCTCATGTTACCACCGGTGATGGCCTCGCCCTCTGCCGGCGCCTCGAGTAGGAAGTAAtaacaacttcaacttcagTGTGCTCAGTTGAACTTCTCTAATGAATCAAGCTGTTGTCTTCAAATAATGTGGTTGATGATGTATTGGTAGACATATTCTCAACATATTCTCCTCACTTGATGAGATGAGCTTTGTATGATGTTGGAATCTTTTTTATGTATTGGTTTCTAATTTTGAGTTGTGCTTCTATATCCTTTATCTCTATAATTTAGCCGTCTTTAGtcctttttttgggtataaattctctaaaaaaattgacccttaaataaaacaatttcaataCTTGTGATTTGAAATACGTAGGGACACAAAAATTTAACCGaagggtgtgtgtgtgtgaggtTCTTTTGTATAACTACGAGTTCGTTGGTCAAGTGATTTATCACGTGATAAGAGAGATACATGAACTCGTAGTAATATGTTATATGATATTAATTAAAACCAGTTGGTTGTAGGAAAGATGAATTAATCTAGGCAGAATAGGTTCTTTACATTCAAAATCACATGACATGAAGTTCATAATGGTATTCGCAGTTGCTTTATGCTGAGATTCGCAATAAAAGGTAAGATGGAGAGTTATTAAGAATTGAttcttttttcacaaaaacttACAGAATAGTTTAGTTTTTGTTGAGAAGAGGATGGAAGCAAGAAAACAAGAGAAGATCATTCTCAAAACCCCAGCTCTTCTAAaggttcattttcttttcctcaatTTCAAATGCTGTTGACAAGGCCATAGacgattgaattttttttttttcaatgttttttagatttttaatttttaatttttgttttttcgtgTGGACGATTGAGTGATTAAAGAAGCAGTTTTGCTAGGACTGaaataatttcttgttttccttgcaatttttatttgtttaattatttattaactGTGGGTGTGAAGAGCTATAGTGTTTCTTCATAAACTTGTTTCGGCTGgttcatgattttttatttatttttctttggagTTCAAACTACAACAGTAACCAAATGGAGACAAGAAACGACATAGTTGCAGTGTGACAAGTGAAATTAAATTACTAGCCTTAAACTTTTAGATTTACTTTCCCTCACAAGATAACCATTGGCCTTTCTTGTGACAGTACATCCTTGAAACAAGCTGCTATCCAAGAGAACATGAGCAATTGAAGCAACTAAGGGAAGCCACTGTCGAGAAATACCAGTTCAGGTATGTTGAATATTTGCAGTTACATTAACgagtatatatgtatatacgaGAGCGCTTAAGCGATAGCTGGTTTAGTAAGTTAATACAACGCTAGCAACTCAATTGGGAGGTGAAAAATTAGCCAAATTTTTACTAGTTGAATGATCGttaatattttcattgtttacAGAAAGTATTGTGTTCATCAGTTTATTTGATTATAGTTTGATGAGTGAGTGTTGTCTAAAACGTatatttcatttaatttaagaCTATTGCttctaataaattaattaatacaagGTCTTATCATaaagagaattttttttagtaatatTGGTaagttattttgatttttttatttatcaactAATAAATTCCTTGATCTTTTTCTTCCAGAACTAATCAATTTCTTGATCAAGGAAACTAATATAACTTTTCAGAAAATACCAACTTTAACCTCAATAATTACAGTTTGATCTAATTAATTGCAGGAGCATTATGAATGTGCCTGTTGATGAAGGGCTGTTGCTCTCCATGCTCCTGAAGCTCATGAATGCAAAGAAGACACTGGAGCTCGGAGTATTTACTGGCTATTCTCTTCTTACTACAGCTCTTGCACTGCCTTCTGATGGAAAAGtattcttcctttttcattcttttttatttttattttaaattttcattaaaataataaataaataaaacttttcATCTTGACTTGTAGTAATAAGTTCTGGAGTTTcaacatgaatttttttcagaTTACAGCAATCGATCTGAATAAAGAAGCCTATGAGTTCGGATTGCCGTTCATTCGGAAGGCTGGGGTGGAGCATAAGATTAACTTCTTTCAGTCGGATGCCATCTCCGTCCTAAATGATCTCATTACCAATGTAAGTTAGTACCTTATATATGTGCCATATTTTTTAAGAAGTATTTCTGAAAAAGCATTCATCGACAACGTATGTTGTATGTTGCCAGTATTTACTTGACCGTGTAGTCCGGATTCACAATCTAGCAACATAAACCTACGAGAAAACATTAGCCTGAAATAGTTTTAGTTTTATCATTTGTTCATATAGATAGAATTGTATTTTGATTTGTAGTTTCAAACAAGCAAGCAGGGGAAGGAAGAAGGGAGCTTTGATTTTGCATTTGTGGATGCTAACAAGGACACGTACATTGAATATTATGAGCTGCTGATAAAGCTTGTTAAGGTTGGTGGGATAATAGCATTCGATAACACATTGTGGTTTGGCTCAGTGGCAGAGCCTGAGGAAATGGTAGAGGAACATTTAAGGCCATCCAGAAAGCATACGAGGGAATTGAACAGCTTTCTAGCCACGGATTCCCGTATCGAATTGGCTCACGTTTCCATCGGCGATGGCCTCACCCTCTGCAGGCGCATCTATTAGGAAGAAAAACTACTTCAGTGTACTCTGTTGAAGTACTCTGTAAAATGGTTAACATTTGTCTTCAAATAATCTCCACACTTGATGAGATGAGCTTTCATCTCAGGGGATGATTGCAGTTTTATCTTGACCCAAGGACCTTTGCTGATGTACATGGGTTTTGATTAATGTCTCTCTCATCCAcaacttcataatttatcttGACCCAACTTATGAACGCTAAATGAGCGCAAACATAATTTACGAAAAGTGACGAAGGACAAGGTCAACCCAGCCTAACAGCTACCCAGCAAAGCATAGAAATTGCAATACAATAATAAACAGCACTGCCACATTATCTACTCTGCATATATATAAGGGTATTCTGCTGAATTGCCCCGTAAACTTGTACATAATGCTCAATTTACCCtctgacctttttttttagcgAATTAAAGGCtcgaattaaattttattatcaatATTCCCCCACCGTCAAAATTCGAACACTTCATCCATTAGTCCGTCTGACCCACGTTGACGCTTGATTGAGGGTTATTTTCGGCATTAGACGCGGATTGAATTAGCAAcctctcctctctcacacACTTCGCACTTCTCTTTCACATTGGTAGGGTAGGGTTAGAAAGGGACCGGAATTTGGGCGGGAAAAAGGACGAAATCGAAGGTTGGAATCGAGGGAATCTGAAAGCTTTTTCATAAAGGTTCTTTTGGCTCTGTTGATTCGACGCAGCATGAGTCTGGATGTGTTGCCTTTGCAGGTGCGGAACAGAGGGCCACCTCCCAAGTACAGTAAGTAATCGATTTTCccaatttgaaattgtttaagCTTGTGTGGTCCTTGGTGTTGGTTGTTTGCACATTTTGTGGTGTTGTCTGATATGCTGTTTTGAATATGAAACACTTATGGTCCCGAAGCATTTGTGTTGTTTTGTCTGCATAATTATCGGTGGACCTGAGTGAATTTGAAGTTTAGAATGGTAGTTGGGCAGTAAAGAAAAGTTGGTGTGATAAAATAgtggttttatatataattttctgttttttttaggTGATCCAGATTTGTTCTCCCTAGAAATTCACCATGGAGGTTATATTTCAGAGGGGAAGTATGTTCGGGGTAAGGTTACTTGGGCAGACAACTGTAATGCTGACCACCTGTCAATGCTTGACCTGTTTGATGTTGCTATCTCTCTAGGATATgatcataaaaaaatacagtACCACTACTGGAACAGAAGAAGGGGGTTTGTTCCAATTGAAGTAGATGCCCATGTAGTTGAGTTTGTGGAGTATACACCTACTTCTAGAGTTCAACCTTTATATCTCTCATATAAGAATCAATCGCATTTCCCAGAGAGCCAGGCATCTGCATCTACTCCACAATTGGGGTTGGAAGTAGAAGTTGAAACTGAAACTGATGTTGGTAAGTTGGGGAACCAGTTTGTAGAAGTGGATGTTGATTTAGATGATGATGGTTATGATGAGGTACATAAGGAGGGAGATAATGAGGCAGATGACAGTGAAGATGATGAGGCTGAAGATGATGTGATAGTGTAGAAGAGGCTGAAGATGATGACAGGGAGACAGACATTGAGTTGATTGACTCCGAGTTCGAGCAGTCAGATGAAGAAGGGTTGAAGACAGTCTTGGAAAAGGATGATAACTTGTTTGATAAACATGTagttgatgaagaaaatgatgaatacaatgaagaaCCTGGTGAGGTTGACAGTGAAGACTACAATACCGACGATCTTGTAAGTCTTGATGAAGAATCTGATGAGGGTGAAGGTGTGAAAAACCGTAGCCGCAGAAGAAAAGCTCCTAGATTTAAGCAGTTTAGAAGAGAATCTGATTTGCTGAAGCCAACATTTCATTTGGGAATGGAATTTACCAACATGGAGCAGTGTAGGGAAGCAATAAGGTATTATGCAGTTTCATGTGCAAGGCCATTGAAGTGGGTGAGGAATGATTCGAATAGGGTGAGGCACAAATGTGAAGgagataaaaaacaaaaggttccATGTCCTTGGATGCTATATGCTTCTCATGTGGGGAAAGGTCCAAGTACAAGGATTAAGACATATGTTCCAAGGCATACATGTGGAAGGAGGCAAAGAACCAAGTATGCCACTTCAT
Above is a window of Prunus persica cultivar Lovell chromosome G2, Prunus_persica_NCBIv2, whole genome shotgun sequence DNA encoding:
- the LOC109947186 gene encoding flavonoid 3',5'-methyltransferase-like, which codes for MAEEGKQEQKIILKSPALLKYILDTSCYPREHEQLKQLREATVEKYKYWSIMNVPVDEGLLISMLLKIMNAKKTLELGVFTGYSLLTTALALPHDGKIIAIDPDNEAYEFGLPFIRKAGVDHKINFFHTDALSVLNDLITNGKEEGSFDYAFVDANKDNYIEYHELMLKLVKVGGIIAYDNTLLFGSVTEPEETVEETLRLPRKHTRDLNSFLATDSRIELAHVTTGDGLALCRRLE
- the LOC18786011 gene encoding flavonoid 3',5'-methyltransferase isoform X2; this encodes MGQNSLVFVEKRMEARKQEKIILKTPALLKYILETSCYPREHEQLKQLREATVEKYQFRSIMNVPVDEGLLLSMLLKLMNAKKTLELGVFTGYSLLTTALALPSDGKITAIDLNKEAYEFGLPFIRKAGVEHKINFFQSDAISVLNDLITNGKEEGSFDFAFVDANKDTYIEYYELLIKLVKVGGIIAFDNTLWFGSVAEPEEMVEEHLRPSRKHTRELNSFLATDSRIELAHVSIGDGLTLCRRIY
- the LOC18786011 gene encoding flavonoid 3',5'-methyltransferase isoform X1, whose protein sequence is MGQNSLVFVEKRMEARKQEKIILKTPALLKYILETSCYPREHEQLKQLREATVEKYQFRSIMNVPVDEGLLLSMLLKLMNAKKTLELGVFTGYSLLTTALALPSDGKITAIDLNKEAYEFGLPFIRKAGVEHKINFFQSDAISVLNDLITNFQTSKQGKEEGSFDFAFVDANKDTYIEYYELLIKLVKVGGIIAFDNTLWFGSVAEPEEMVEEHLRPSRKHTRELNSFLATDSRIELAHVSIGDGLTLCRRIY